A portion of the Bubalus kerabau isolate K-KA32 ecotype Philippines breed swamp buffalo chromosome 1, PCC_UOA_SB_1v2, whole genome shotgun sequence genome contains these proteins:
- the MIER2 gene encoding mesoderm induction early response protein 2 isoform X4 yields MAEASSLERQSPGAASCLPHSLCPGEPNLQTTAVVSMGSADHQFHLAEILSQNYGVREEHEGAARGSEKPEEELEKDFVSQSSDMPLDELLALYGYETSDPISERESEGSDTAAHLPDMTLDKDQIAKDLLSGEEEEETQSSADDLTPSVTSHEASDLFPSQSGSCFLADADKEPGSSSSSDAEEDPLPANKCKKEIMVGPQFQADLSNLHSNRHGEKIYENEDQLLWDPNILPEREVEEFLYRAVKRRWHEMAGSHLPEGEAVKDSEQALYELVKCNFNAEEALRRLRFNVKVIRDGLCAWSEEERRNFEHGFRVHGKNFHLIQANKVRTRSVGECVEYYYLWKKSERYDYFSQQTRLGRRKYGPSGNTDADQDLEGSDPDGPGRPRSSPPLPLPAAAHGPSPEHDRLAQMHVEPLSMGSSMSRSLGEPGEALDVPPSLEPGPRSLPPLDEPSALPLPRRPPALAEPAFFPPATAAPEPSASPRLAVDLTLPEELPLVSSHEDTDGEPEETVGPPQVALSVAEFGLIGIGDVNPFLASHPACPASGLHSEPLSHCNVMTC; encoded by the exons GCCTCCTCACTGGAGAGGCAGAGCCCTGGTGCGGCCTCCTGCCTGCCTCACAGTCTGTGCCCTGGGGAGCCCAACTTGCAGACCACAGCAG TGGTGTCCATGGGCTCTGCGGACCATCAGTTCCACTTGGCGGAGATCCTGTCGCAGAACTACGGTGTCCGGGAGGAGCACGAGGGTGCAGCACGGGGCTCAGAGAAGCcggaggaggagctggagaaggaCTTCGTCTCCCAG AGCAGCGACATGCCCCTTGACGAGCTATTGGCCTTGTACGGCTACGAGACCTCGGACCCCATCTCGGAGCGGGAGAGCGAGGGCAGCGATACCGCAGCCCACCTGCCCGACATGACCCTAGACAAG GACCAAATAGCGAAGGATTTGCTTtcaggggaagaagaggaagaaacacagtCCTCAGCCGATGATCTCACCCCATCTGTGACCTCTCACGAGGCCTCCGACCTTTTCCCTAGTCAGAGTGGAT CCTGCTTCCTGGCTGATGCAGACAAGGAGCCTGGCTCCTCCAGCTCATCAGACGCTGAGGAGGACCCGCTTCCTGCCAACAAGTGTAAGAAG GAAATCATGGTTGGGCCTCAGTTCCAAGCTGACCTCAGCAACCTGCACTCGAACAGGCATGGTGAGAAGA TCTACGAGAACGAAGACCAGCTGCTCTGGGACCCCAACATCCTTCCCGAGAGGGAAGTGGAGGAGTTCCTGTACCGGGCGGTGAAGCGGAGGTGGCATGAGATGGCCGGGTCTCATCTTCCGGAGGGAGAGGCCGTGAAAGACAGTGAGCAG GCCCTGTACGAGCTGGTGAAGTGCAATTTCAATGCGGAGGAGGCCCTGCGGAGGCTGCGGTTCAACGTGAAGGTGATCCGAG ACGGGTTGTGCGCCTGGAGTGAGGAGGAGCGTCGCAACTTCGAGCATGGCTTCCGCGTGCATGGCAAGAACTTCCACCTGATCCAGGCCAACAAG GTGCGCACGCGGTCAGTGGGCGAGTGTGTGGAGTACTATTACCTGTGGAAGAAGTCCGAGCGCTACGACTACTTCTCTCAGCAGACACGGCTAGGCCGCCGGAAGTACGGCCCGTCAGGAAACAC GGATGCCGACCAGGACCTGGAGGGCAGTGACCCTGATGGCCCTGGCCGCCCCCGCTCATCGCCACCCCTGCCCTTGCCTGCCGCTGCCCACGGCCCGAGCCCTGAGCATGACCGCTTGGCCCAGATGCACGTGG AGCCCCTGAGCATGGGCAGCAGCATGTCCCGGAGTCTTGGCGAGCCTGGGGAGGCCCTTGACGTACCCCCATCCTTGGAGCCAGGGCCTCGTTCGTTGCCGCCACTGGACGAGCCCTCAGCGCTGCCGTTGCCTCGGCGGCCCCCAGCCCTGGCTGAGCCGGCCTTCTTCCCGCCCGCCACGGCCGCTCCAGAGCCCAGTGCCAGCCCAAGGCTGGCTGTGGACTTGACCCTGCCTGAGGAGCTGCCGCTCGTCTCCAGCCACGAGGACACAGATGGAGAGCCTGAGGAGACCGTGGGCCCTCCGCAAGTGGCCTTGTCGGTGGCCGAGTTTGGACTCATCGGCATCGGGGACGTGAACCCCTTCCTGGCCTCCCACCCTGCATGCCCAGCCTCTGGGCTGCACTCGGAGCCCCTGTCACA CTGTAATGTGATGACCTGTTGA
- the MIER2 gene encoding mesoderm induction early response protein 2 isoform X1, giving the protein MAEASSLERQSPGAASCLPHSLCPGEPNLQTTAVVSMGSADHQFHLAEILSQNYGVREEHEGAARGSEKPEEELEKDFVSQSSDMPLDELLALYGYETSDPISERESEGSDTAAHLPDMTLDKDQIAKDLLSGEEEEETQSSADDLTPSVTSHEASDLFPSQSGSCFLADADKEPGSSSSSDAEEDPLPANKCKKEIMVGPQFQADLSNLHSNRHGEKIYENEDQLLWDPNILPEREVEEFLYRAVKRRWHEMAGSHLPEGEAVKDSEQALYELVKCNFNAEEALRRLRFNVKVIRDGLCAWSEEERRNFEHGFRVHGKNFHLIQANKVRTRSVGECVEYYYLWKKSERYDYFSQQTRLGRRKYGPSGNTCVPGAHGCWEGTGPEAAPALTPSPRRDADQDLEGSDPDGPGRPRSSPPLPLPAAAHGPSPEHDRLAQMHVEPLSMGSSMSRSLGEPGEALDVPPSLEPGPRSLPPLDEPSALPLPRRPPALAEPAFFPPATAAPEPSASPRLAVDLTLPEELPLVSSHEDTDGEPEETVGPPQVALSVAEFGLIGIGDVNPFLASHPACPASGLHSEPLSHCNVMTC; this is encoded by the exons GCCTCCTCACTGGAGAGGCAGAGCCCTGGTGCGGCCTCCTGCCTGCCTCACAGTCTGTGCCCTGGGGAGCCCAACTTGCAGACCACAGCAG TGGTGTCCATGGGCTCTGCGGACCATCAGTTCCACTTGGCGGAGATCCTGTCGCAGAACTACGGTGTCCGGGAGGAGCACGAGGGTGCAGCACGGGGCTCAGAGAAGCcggaggaggagctggagaaggaCTTCGTCTCCCAG AGCAGCGACATGCCCCTTGACGAGCTATTGGCCTTGTACGGCTACGAGACCTCGGACCCCATCTCGGAGCGGGAGAGCGAGGGCAGCGATACCGCAGCCCACCTGCCCGACATGACCCTAGACAAG GACCAAATAGCGAAGGATTTGCTTtcaggggaagaagaggaagaaacacagtCCTCAGCCGATGATCTCACCCCATCTGTGACCTCTCACGAGGCCTCCGACCTTTTCCCTAGTCAGAGTGGAT CCTGCTTCCTGGCTGATGCAGACAAGGAGCCTGGCTCCTCCAGCTCATCAGACGCTGAGGAGGACCCGCTTCCTGCCAACAAGTGTAAGAAG GAAATCATGGTTGGGCCTCAGTTCCAAGCTGACCTCAGCAACCTGCACTCGAACAGGCATGGTGAGAAGA TCTACGAGAACGAAGACCAGCTGCTCTGGGACCCCAACATCCTTCCCGAGAGGGAAGTGGAGGAGTTCCTGTACCGGGCGGTGAAGCGGAGGTGGCATGAGATGGCCGGGTCTCATCTTCCGGAGGGAGAGGCCGTGAAAGACAGTGAGCAG GCCCTGTACGAGCTGGTGAAGTGCAATTTCAATGCGGAGGAGGCCCTGCGGAGGCTGCGGTTCAACGTGAAGGTGATCCGAG ACGGGTTGTGCGCCTGGAGTGAGGAGGAGCGTCGCAACTTCGAGCATGGCTTCCGCGTGCATGGCAAGAACTTCCACCTGATCCAGGCCAACAAG GTGCGCACGCGGTCAGTGGGCGAGTGTGTGGAGTACTATTACCTGTGGAAGAAGTCCGAGCGCTACGACTACTTCTCTCAGCAGACACGGCTAGGCCGCCGGAAGTACGGCCCGTCAGGAAACACGTGTGTGCCAGGTGCCCATGGATGCTGGGAGGGCACTGGGCCTGAGGCAGCCCCAGCCCTCACCCCTTCTCCCCGTAGGGATGCCGACCAGGACCTGGAGGGCAGTGACCCTGATGGCCCTGGCCGCCCCCGCTCATCGCCACCCCTGCCCTTGCCTGCCGCTGCCCACGGCCCGAGCCCTGAGCATGACCGCTTGGCCCAGATGCACGTGG AGCCCCTGAGCATGGGCAGCAGCATGTCCCGGAGTCTTGGCGAGCCTGGGGAGGCCCTTGACGTACCCCCATCCTTGGAGCCAGGGCCTCGTTCGTTGCCGCCACTGGACGAGCCCTCAGCGCTGCCGTTGCCTCGGCGGCCCCCAGCCCTGGCTGAGCCGGCCTTCTTCCCGCCCGCCACGGCCGCTCCAGAGCCCAGTGCCAGCCCAAGGCTGGCTGTGGACTTGACCCTGCCTGAGGAGCTGCCGCTCGTCTCCAGCCACGAGGACACAGATGGAGAGCCTGAGGAGACCGTGGGCCCTCCGCAAGTGGCCTTGTCGGTGGCCGAGTTTGGACTCATCGGCATCGGGGACGTGAACCCCTTCCTGGCCTCCCACCCTGCATGCCCAGCCTCTGGGCTGCACTCGGAGCCCCTGTCACA CTGTAATGTGATGACCTGTTGA
- the MIER2 gene encoding mesoderm induction early response protein 2 isoform X3: protein MAEASSLERQSPGAASCLPHSLCPGEPNLQTTAVVSMGSADHQFHLAEILSQNYGVREEHEGAARGSEKPEEELEKDFVSQSSDMPLDELLALYGYETSDPISERESEGSDTAAHLPDMTLDKDQIAKDLLSGEEEEETQSSADDLTPSVTSHEASDLFPSQSGYKEPGSSSSSDAEEDPLPANKCKKEIMVGPQFQADLSNLHSNRHGEKIYENEDQLLWDPNILPEREVEEFLYRAVKRRWHEMAGSHLPEGEAVKDSEQALYELVKCNFNAEEALRRLRFNVKVIRDGLCAWSEEERRNFEHGFRVHGKNFHLIQANKVRTRSVGECVEYYYLWKKSERYDYFSQQTRLGRRKYGPSGNTCVPGAHGCWEGTGPEAAPALTPSPRRDADQDLEGSDPDGPGRPRSSPPLPLPAAAHGPSPEHDRLAQMHVEPLSMGSSMSRSLGEPGEALDVPPSLEPGPRSLPPLDEPSALPLPRRPPALAEPAFFPPATAAPEPSASPRLAVDLTLPEELPLVSSHEDTDGEPEETVGPPQVALSVAEFGLIGIGDVNPFLASHPACPASGLHSEPLSHCNVMTC, encoded by the exons GCCTCCTCACTGGAGAGGCAGAGCCCTGGTGCGGCCTCCTGCCTGCCTCACAGTCTGTGCCCTGGGGAGCCCAACTTGCAGACCACAGCAG TGGTGTCCATGGGCTCTGCGGACCATCAGTTCCACTTGGCGGAGATCCTGTCGCAGAACTACGGTGTCCGGGAGGAGCACGAGGGTGCAGCACGGGGCTCAGAGAAGCcggaggaggagctggagaaggaCTTCGTCTCCCAG AGCAGCGACATGCCCCTTGACGAGCTATTGGCCTTGTACGGCTACGAGACCTCGGACCCCATCTCGGAGCGGGAGAGCGAGGGCAGCGATACCGCAGCCCACCTGCCCGACATGACCCTAGACAAG GACCAAATAGCGAAGGATTTGCTTtcaggggaagaagaggaagaaacacagtCCTCAGCCGATGATCTCACCCCATCTGTGACCTCTCACGAGGCCTCCGACCTTTTCCCTAGTCAGAGTGGAT ACAAGGAGCCTGGCTCCTCCAGCTCATCAGACGCTGAGGAGGACCCGCTTCCTGCCAACAAGTGTAAGAAG GAAATCATGGTTGGGCCTCAGTTCCAAGCTGACCTCAGCAACCTGCACTCGAACAGGCATGGTGAGAAGA TCTACGAGAACGAAGACCAGCTGCTCTGGGACCCCAACATCCTTCCCGAGAGGGAAGTGGAGGAGTTCCTGTACCGGGCGGTGAAGCGGAGGTGGCATGAGATGGCCGGGTCTCATCTTCCGGAGGGAGAGGCCGTGAAAGACAGTGAGCAG GCCCTGTACGAGCTGGTGAAGTGCAATTTCAATGCGGAGGAGGCCCTGCGGAGGCTGCGGTTCAACGTGAAGGTGATCCGAG ACGGGTTGTGCGCCTGGAGTGAGGAGGAGCGTCGCAACTTCGAGCATGGCTTCCGCGTGCATGGCAAGAACTTCCACCTGATCCAGGCCAACAAG GTGCGCACGCGGTCAGTGGGCGAGTGTGTGGAGTACTATTACCTGTGGAAGAAGTCCGAGCGCTACGACTACTTCTCTCAGCAGACACGGCTAGGCCGCCGGAAGTACGGCCCGTCAGGAAACACGTGTGTGCCAGGTGCCCATGGATGCTGGGAGGGCACTGGGCCTGAGGCAGCCCCAGCCCTCACCCCTTCTCCCCGTAGGGATGCCGACCAGGACCTGGAGGGCAGTGACCCTGATGGCCCTGGCCGCCCCCGCTCATCGCCACCCCTGCCCTTGCCTGCCGCTGCCCACGGCCCGAGCCCTGAGCATGACCGCTTGGCCCAGATGCACGTGG AGCCCCTGAGCATGGGCAGCAGCATGTCCCGGAGTCTTGGCGAGCCTGGGGAGGCCCTTGACGTACCCCCATCCTTGGAGCCAGGGCCTCGTTCGTTGCCGCCACTGGACGAGCCCTCAGCGCTGCCGTTGCCTCGGCGGCCCCCAGCCCTGGCTGAGCCGGCCTTCTTCCCGCCCGCCACGGCCGCTCCAGAGCCCAGTGCCAGCCCAAGGCTGGCTGTGGACTTGACCCTGCCTGAGGAGCTGCCGCTCGTCTCCAGCCACGAGGACACAGATGGAGAGCCTGAGGAGACCGTGGGCCCTCCGCAAGTGGCCTTGTCGGTGGCCGAGTTTGGACTCATCGGCATCGGGGACGTGAACCCCTTCCTGGCCTCCCACCCTGCATGCCCAGCCTCTGGGCTGCACTCGGAGCCCCTGTCACA CTGTAATGTGATGACCTGTTGA
- the MIER2 gene encoding mesoderm induction early response protein 2 isoform X2, with the protein MAEASSLERQSPGAASCLPHSLCPGEPNLQTTAVVSMGSADHQFHLAEILSQNYGVREEHEGAARGSEKPEEELEKDFVSQSSDMPLDELLALYGYETSDPISERESEGSDTAAHLPDMTLDKDQIAKDLLSGEEEEETQSSADDLTPSVTSHEASDLFPSQSGSCFLADADKEPGSSSSSDAEEDPLPANKCKKEIMVGPQFQADLSNLHSNRHGEKIYENEDQLLWDPNILPEREVEEFLYRAVKRRWHEMAGSHLPEGEAVKDSEQALYELVKCNFNAEEALRRLRFNVKVIRDGLCAWSEEERRNFEHGFRVHGKNFHLIQANKVRTRSVGECVEYYYLWKKSERYDYFSQQTRLGRRKYGPSGNTCVPGAHGCWEGTGPEAAPALTPSPRRDADQDLEGSDPDGPGRPRSSPPLPLPAAAHGPSPEHDRLAQMHVEPLSMGSSMSRSLGEPGEALDVPPSLEPGPRSLPPLDEPSALPLPRRPPALAEPAFFPPATAAPEPSASPRLAVDLTLPEELPLVSSHEDTDGEPEETVGPPQVALSVAEFGLIGIGDVNPFLASHPACPASGLHSEPLSQ; encoded by the exons GCCTCCTCACTGGAGAGGCAGAGCCCTGGTGCGGCCTCCTGCCTGCCTCACAGTCTGTGCCCTGGGGAGCCCAACTTGCAGACCACAGCAG TGGTGTCCATGGGCTCTGCGGACCATCAGTTCCACTTGGCGGAGATCCTGTCGCAGAACTACGGTGTCCGGGAGGAGCACGAGGGTGCAGCACGGGGCTCAGAGAAGCcggaggaggagctggagaaggaCTTCGTCTCCCAG AGCAGCGACATGCCCCTTGACGAGCTATTGGCCTTGTACGGCTACGAGACCTCGGACCCCATCTCGGAGCGGGAGAGCGAGGGCAGCGATACCGCAGCCCACCTGCCCGACATGACCCTAGACAAG GACCAAATAGCGAAGGATTTGCTTtcaggggaagaagaggaagaaacacagtCCTCAGCCGATGATCTCACCCCATCTGTGACCTCTCACGAGGCCTCCGACCTTTTCCCTAGTCAGAGTGGAT CCTGCTTCCTGGCTGATGCAGACAAGGAGCCTGGCTCCTCCAGCTCATCAGACGCTGAGGAGGACCCGCTTCCTGCCAACAAGTGTAAGAAG GAAATCATGGTTGGGCCTCAGTTCCAAGCTGACCTCAGCAACCTGCACTCGAACAGGCATGGTGAGAAGA TCTACGAGAACGAAGACCAGCTGCTCTGGGACCCCAACATCCTTCCCGAGAGGGAAGTGGAGGAGTTCCTGTACCGGGCGGTGAAGCGGAGGTGGCATGAGATGGCCGGGTCTCATCTTCCGGAGGGAGAGGCCGTGAAAGACAGTGAGCAG GCCCTGTACGAGCTGGTGAAGTGCAATTTCAATGCGGAGGAGGCCCTGCGGAGGCTGCGGTTCAACGTGAAGGTGATCCGAG ACGGGTTGTGCGCCTGGAGTGAGGAGGAGCGTCGCAACTTCGAGCATGGCTTCCGCGTGCATGGCAAGAACTTCCACCTGATCCAGGCCAACAAG GTGCGCACGCGGTCAGTGGGCGAGTGTGTGGAGTACTATTACCTGTGGAAGAAGTCCGAGCGCTACGACTACTTCTCTCAGCAGACACGGCTAGGCCGCCGGAAGTACGGCCCGTCAGGAAACACGTGTGTGCCAGGTGCCCATGGATGCTGGGAGGGCACTGGGCCTGAGGCAGCCCCAGCCCTCACCCCTTCTCCCCGTAGGGATGCCGACCAGGACCTGGAGGGCAGTGACCCTGATGGCCCTGGCCGCCCCCGCTCATCGCCACCCCTGCCCTTGCCTGCCGCTGCCCACGGCCCGAGCCCTGAGCATGACCGCTTGGCCCAGATGCACGTGG AGCCCCTGAGCATGGGCAGCAGCATGTCCCGGAGTCTTGGCGAGCCTGGGGAGGCCCTTGACGTACCCCCATCCTTGGAGCCAGGGCCTCGTTCGTTGCCGCCACTGGACGAGCCCTCAGCGCTGCCGTTGCCTCGGCGGCCCCCAGCCCTGGCTGAGCCGGCCTTCTTCCCGCCCGCCACGGCCGCTCCAGAGCCCAGTGCCAGCCCAAGGCTGGCTGTGGACTTGACCCTGCCTGAGGAGCTGCCGCTCGTCTCCAGCCACGAGGACACAGATGGAGAGCCTGAGGAGACCGTGGGCCCTCCGCAAGTGGCCTTGTCGGTGGCCGAGTTTGGACTCATCGGCATCGGGGACGTGAACCCCTTCCTGGCCTCCCACCCTGCATGCCCAGCCTCTGGGCTGCACTCGGAGCCCCTGTCACA GTAA